The nucleotide sequence ACTTTTGCACTTTAAAACAATATATTATGGCACGATTAGGAATGCTTTACGCTATTACTGATGAAGCGTTAGAACAATTAAAAGCGCAAGATATAGACGAGATGTACGACTATATGCTTGAAGAAATAGAAGAAGAACTGTTTAATACTCCTGAAGGCTTTGAGATTAACAAAGCGTGGGAAGGAGTCCAGTTTTGTCTTGGGAAAGGCACGTGGAATGAAGAAAACAAAGTACCTTACAATGTTGTTTTCGGTGGGGAACTCATTTTAGACCACAATGACTATGTTATTTCGCTCAAAAAGCCCGAAGTTATCAAAGATATTGTGGCTTATCTGGAAACCAATAACCTACAAGAAACTATTAAAAACAATTTTGATAAAATCTCCGAAGAGGAATATACTCTCCCAAAAGATGAGGATAATCTTACATTTCTTTTAGACTGGAGCGAAGGACTTTTAGAGTTCTATAAAAACGCTTTAGACAAAGAGCTCAATGTTATCTTTACCGTAGATATTTAATAAAACGTTAAAACATTATTTTATGGAAACAATAACTTTTCAAACAAATGTAAAAGCAATAGATTTTCCTATTATAGAGGAAATATTGAAAAAGTTTAAAGCCACAGACATTAGAATCATCAAAGAAGAAGAAGAAAAAAAAGATGATACAGAAATGGCGGAGAAAGAGTTCTTTGCAAAAATAGACCGCTCTATGAAAAGCAAAAGAACTAAAGTTACTATAGAAGAACTTAGAGCTAAATATTTGAAATAATGGAAGAATTAGAAACGTATTCTTTGGAAGAAACAGAGGTTTTTTCTGAAGATATGGCAAAGCATATAAGTTCAGGACAGAAAAAAATTGTTGAGAGAATACTTAACCTTATCGAAGAAATAAAGCAACACCCGACAACAGGAACGGGCAAGGTGGAGCGTCTCAAAGGTAAGGGAGAACGCCTTGTATATTCTCGGCGTATCAATGACAAGCATAGGCTTGTTTATGAAATCTTTGAAGAAAAAAAGTTAGTGGTCTTAGCGACTGCTTATGGTCATTACAAAAACAAATAGTCATTTATCATTAAACATTAATCATTAACAATGTTATCAGTATCCAATTTATCCGTACAATTCGGCAAGCGCGTCCTCTTCGATGAGGTAAACGTAACCTTTACACAAGGCAACTGCTACGGCATCATCGGTGCCAATGGAGCAGGCAAATCTACCTTCCTCAAAATCCTTTCTGGCAAGCAAGAACCTACTTCGGGGCGTGTGATCCTGGAACCGGGCAAGCGTATGTCGGTGCTCGAACAAGACCACTACGCTTATGACGACTATACTGTGCTCGACACTGTGATTATGGGCAATAAAGTCCTCTCCAAAGTCAAAAAAGAGATGGACGACCTCTATGCGGACTATTCCGATGAGCACGCCGAACGCATTGGTGAGCTACAAATACAGTTTGATGAGATGAACGGCTGGAATGCCGAGAGTGATGCGGCTGCACTGCTCTCCAATTTGGGCATTACCGAAGATATGCACTACACTATGATGTCTGAAATGGACGGTAAGCTCAAGGTGCGAGTACTTCTCGCGCAAGCCCTCTTTGGCAACCCCGATGTACTCATAATGGACGAGCCTACCAACGACCTCGACTTCGAGACTATCGGTTGGCTGGAGAACTTTTTGGCAAACTATGACAATACGGTGATTGTGGTTTCCCACGACCGTCACTTCCTCGATGCTGTTTGTACCCATATCTCCGATATTGACTTCGGGAAAATCAACCATTATTCGGGTAACTACACTTTCTGGTACGAAAGTAGCCAGTTAGCTGCCCGTCAACGTGCGCAACAGAACAAAAAGGCGGAAGAGAAAGCCAAAGAGTTACAGGAGTTTATCGCGCGCTTTAGTGCCAATGTGGCAAAATCAAAGCAGGCAACCTCTCGTAAGAAGATGTTGGAGAAACTCAATATCGAGGAAATCAAACCATCCTCTCGTCGTTATCCTGCGATCATCTTTGACCGCGACCGCGAGGCGGGCGACCAAATCCTACACGTGGAAAACCTCGCTGCATCTATCGACGGACAGGTATTGTTCCAAAATGTGGATATCAATCTTGCCAAAGACGACAAAGTAGCTGTGATTTCTAAGGATTCACGCGCCACCACTGCCTTTTATGAGATTCTGAACAACAACCTCAAGCCCGATGCGGGCACTTTTGCGTGGGGAATCACCACCTCGCAGTCTTACCTGCCGGTGGATAACTCCGATTTCTTCACTCAAGACCTTTCTTTGGTGGATTGGTTGCGCCAATGGGCAAAAACAGAGGAAGAGCGCGAGGAAGTATATGTGCGCGGGTTCTTGGGTAAGATGCTTTTCAGTGGCGAGGAAGCTCTTAAAAACTGCAAAGTGCTCTCAGGAGGCGAGAAAGTGCGCTGTATGCTCAGCCGTATGATGATGTTGCGCGCCAATGTGCTAATGCTCAACGAACCTACCAACCATTTGGATTTGGAGAGCATCACCGCCTTCAACAACTCGCTGAAAAACTTCAAAGGTACGGTGCTTTTCACCACTCACGACCACGAATTTTCGCAAACTGTCGCCAATCGTATTATCGAGCTCACCCCTAGTGGCATTATCGACCGCTATATGACATTTGATGAGTATATGGACGACAAGAATATTCAGGAATTGAGGGAAAAGATGTACAAACAATGATTAATTATTAATGATGAATGGTTAATCACAGCACTTTGGCAAAGTTTATGGCACAAAAAGGTGATAAAAATGAACTTTGCCAGAGTGTTTTTGAGCTAAAAACCAAAAAATAAAACCATATGGAACTAAATCAATTCATTTGGAACAACTATAAAGAGAGTAAAGAAGGGCAAGAAGTGATTAAGCTTTTTGAGGAAGGGTATTTAGATGATATTCTTTCTAAATTTGTAAAAGATAGTACTAATAAGGACTTAGAGCAATATTTATTTATTATTGATGATATTGTAAATTCGTCTCCTCTTCCAGAAAATATTAAGCATAAAGATATTTATTCATATATTTTGGATAATGGTTTAAAGATATTGGATGAATCTGAAAAAGAATATGATATTTTTAAGCCAGAAGAATATGATTTGATTATAGCCTTTATAGAACCTTTTTCTTTATGCCTATTCTCTTCAAGCGAAGAAGGAGAGGAAGGTTTCTATATTCCTTATTTTTTTCAAATGAACTTTGGTGACTTGCAAAAAATAGCAGATACTTTTAATGTTGAACTACCAAAAGTTCCTCTAAGAAAAGACAAAAGAGAAAGGGCTTTATACTACTTAGAATTTTGTAAACTTTGGAATGAATTTAGAAAACAAAATAACCTTACCATATTTGAACTATGTGCTTTCCTTTATGATTTTGCTCCTAAGTTTATCGGAAAAGAGAAAGAAGAGGACTTACCTGAACCTACTAATATTTGGATAACAGGAGGTGGAGTAAAAAATGGGGATTACAAATTTCTAAGTGAAGCAAAATCTGATAGTAATTGTTTTTGGTCAGGGAATGAAGATGCAGTAAAAGGTGATATTATCCTTATGTATTGTCTTTCTCCCAAAAGTAGTATAGAATTTGTTTGTAGAGCAGTCACCGATGGTATTCGTGACCCTTTTTTCTGGTATTATGGAGAAACACATATAGGGCATATCCAACATATTAAACCTATTACTCTTGCTGAAATAAAAACAGATGGGCATTTGAAAGAACTTCCGATTGTTCGCAAAAACTTTCAAGGAGTGAATGGTACAAGACTTCATAATGAAGATTATACTCGTATTTTAGAAATACTAGAACAAAAGGGAGAGGACATTTCTCGGTTACCTAAACTCTCGTCTGCCAACTTTACTCCTAATAAAGATTGCAAAAACGAACGAGAAGTAGAAGTAAAAATAGTAGAACCTTTTTTAAAAGACCTTAATTATTTAGAAAATGATTGGGTTCGACAGCTTCCCGTAAGAATGGGACGAGGAGAGCGCAATTTTCCTGATTATGTGTTCTTTGCTGAAACAAAAAAAGGTTATGAGAGAGGCAAAATGATATTAGAAACAAAGTTTTATATCAAATCTAATGCAGAGCTAGAAGAAACTTTTCAACAAGCACAATCGTATGCTCTTAGATTAAATGCCAATAGGATAGTTATATGCGATAAAGATTTCATTTGGATTTATATGAAGAAAAACAATAACTTTGACCGAACTAAGTATTTAAAATACAATTGGCAAGAAATGAATAATCCTGAAATTTTTAATACCGTTAAAAAGGAAATAGGTAAAGATTTTATAAGATAAATTCTAAAAATCCAAAATGTCTATAATTATAGAAAAAACTAAACGAGGGAAAACGACAAAGAATTAATCATATAAGAAAATGAAAATCATCGGAATTAGTGTACGCACTACCAATCAGAACGGACAAGCGATGCAAGACATCGGAAACCTTTGGCAACGCTTTTTTAGCGAGCAACTTTTGGCAAAAATACCCAATAAGGTAAGCGATGCCATTTACAGCATCTACACCGATTACCAAAAGGACTATACCGAGCCTTATACTTGCATCATAGGAGTGGAAGTTACCACGCTCAGCACGATTCCCGACGGCTTAGAGGGCAAGGAATTCCCTGAACAAACCTTTCAAAAGTTTGTAGCCAAAGGCGCAATGCCTCAAGCAGTAGGGGCAATGTGGCAACATATCTGGGACAACGATGCCACACTCAATCGCACTTATATATATGACTATGAGTGCTACACCGAGAAGTCTCAGCAAGGGGATACCTCCGAAGTAGATATTTTTATAGGCGTAAAAGAGAACAAATAGCGAACTTAAAATAGAGGATTGCCAAAATACCTCTTAACTAAAATGATGTTACCAGAAGAAGAAAACTACGCGGTTACCAAATTCGAATTAATGCTCAAAGAGAATAACATTCTCTTTTTCGACGTTGATGAATTTGAAGAAATCGTAGAATATTACTTAGAATACGGACGCATTAGCAAAGCGAAACGTGCCTTGGAAATCGGTTTGTCACAACACCCCGATGCTTCATCACTTAAATTGCTAAATGCAGAACAATTGGTGTTTGAAGACCGCTTAGAAGAGGCTTCGGAACTCCTCAATGAACTGTTGCTCATAGAACCTATGAATGCCGAAGTGCACGTGCAACAGGCTAATCTGTACTCTAAAATGAACAAACATCATCGCGCTATTGAGTTACTACAATACGCCATCACACTTACCGATGACGTTTCGAATATCTATGCCCTAATGGCAATGGAATACCTCTATACGGAGGATTATACCAATGCCCAAAAGTATTTTACCAAATGTTTGAAAGAAGACCCTCAGGATTATACCGCCCTCCAACAGTTGGTGTTCTGCTATGAGGTGTTGGGGGAAGTGCAAGAGGCAACCAACTTTCTAAACACTTACTTAGACCAAAATCCTTATTGTGAAGTTGCTTGGTATTACCTCGGTAAGCTGTATTTATCCATTACCGACCATAAAAATGCCTTGCGTTGTTTTGATTTTGCTATCATCAGCGACGATACTTTCACGGGGGCTTATTTCGAGAAAGCTCGCGTGCTCGAAATGATGGAAGATTACGAAAAAGCTATCGAAAACTATAAGATTACTCTTACCTTAGACGATCCTTCGGCTTTGGCTTATCTGCACATTGGGCGTTGTTATGAGAAAATGCGTAACGATGCCAAGGCAGAAGAGTATTATTTCAGGGCTACTCACGAAGATCCTCAGCTCGACAAAGCGTGGATTACCTTAGCCGACTTCCATTACTTGCGTCATAATCACGCTAAGGCTCTAAAATACATTAAAAAGGTACTTACTTTTGAATCTAATGAGCCTTATTATTGGCGCCGTTATGCCGAGCTGAATTATTATCACTTTCAGAACCTAAAAGAAGCAGAATACGGCTATCGGAAAGCGGTACAAAACGGCGATTATTCCTATACTACCCTCATCGAATGGATTGACCTACTGTTGCTCTCTAAAAAATACCGAGAAGCCTTATCTATCATTGCCGATATAGTGCAAATCTACCCGCACGAGCTAGAGAATTACTATCGTATTGCTTTGGCTTATTACGGATTAGACGATTTAGAGGAAGCTACTCATTATTACCACTTAGGCTTACAACACGCACCCGAATGGCAGTCGTTTTTTGAACACAAATTCAACTTTAAAATACAATAGTTTATGGGGATAGTGCTCCGTCAATCGTTTAAGAATGTGGTGGCTACCTATTTAGGGTTTGCCATAGGGGCACTGAACACCCTTTTCTTGTTTACTTACTTCCTCTCCAAAGCTCAGTACGGATTGGTGAGTTATGTTACTTCCACTGCCACCATTCTGTCCCCTCTTATCGCCTTTGGAGTGAACAATACCTTGGTGCGTTATTATACCGCTTATCGAGATAAAAAAGAGCAAGCGCAATTCAACCTGATGCTTTGCTTTTTGCCTTTGCTCATCATTGTGCCTGCCACCTTTGTCGGGATAATTGGGTACGAACAGATTGCGCAATGGCTTTCGGCTAAAAACGAAGAAGTACGCGATTACGTTTTTCTCATCTTCCTCACTTCCGTAGCGATGGCTTACTTTGAAATTGCTTATGCGTGGACGCGCGTACAGCTAAAAACCGTCTTTGGCAATTTCCTAAAAGAGGTATTCCATAGGGTAGGAGTGATGCTCCTGCTATTAGCCATTTATTTGCAGCTCATCGACTTTCACCA is from Capnocytophaga ochracea DSM 7271 and encodes:
- a CDS encoding YfbM family protein, whose amino-acid sequence is MARLGMLYAITDEALEQLKAQDIDEMYDYMLEEIEEELFNTPEGFEINKAWEGVQFCLGKGTWNEENKVPYNVVFGGELILDHNDYVISLKKPEVIKDIVAYLETNNLQETIKNNFDKISEEEYTLPKDEDNLTFLLDWSEGLLEFYKNALDKELNVIFTVDI
- a CDS encoding Txe/YoeB family addiction module toxin — translated: MEELETYSLEETEVFSEDMAKHISSGQKKIVERILNLIEEIKQHPTTGTGKVERLKGKGERLVYSRRINDKHRLVYEIFEEKKLVVLATAYGHYKNK
- a CDS encoding ABC-F family ATP-binding cassette domain-containing protein; the protein is MLSVSNLSVQFGKRVLFDEVNVTFTQGNCYGIIGANGAGKSTFLKILSGKQEPTSGRVILEPGKRMSVLEQDHYAYDDYTVLDTVIMGNKVLSKVKKEMDDLYADYSDEHAERIGELQIQFDEMNGWNAESDAAALLSNLGITEDMHYTMMSEMDGKLKVRVLLAQALFGNPDVLIMDEPTNDLDFETIGWLENFLANYDNTVIVVSHDRHFLDAVCTHISDIDFGKINHYSGNYTFWYESSQLAARQRAQQNKKAEEKAKELQEFIARFSANVAKSKQATSRKKMLEKLNIEEIKPSSRRYPAIIFDRDREAGDQILHVENLAASIDGQVLFQNVDINLAKDDKVAVISKDSRATTAFYEILNNNLKPDAGTFAWGITTSQSYLPVDNSDFFTQDLSLVDWLRQWAKTEEEREEVYVRGFLGKMLFSGEEALKNCKVLSGGEKVRCMLSRMMMLRANVLMLNEPTNHLDLESITAFNNSLKNFKGTVLFTTHDHEFSQTVANRIIELTPSGIIDRYMTFDEYMDDKNIQELREKMYKQ
- a CDS encoding type I restriction endonuclease subunit R, yielding MELNQFIWNNYKESKEGQEVIKLFEEGYLDDILSKFVKDSTNKDLEQYLFIIDDIVNSSPLPENIKHKDIYSYILDNGLKILDESEKEYDIFKPEEYDLIIAFIEPFSLCLFSSSEEGEEGFYIPYFFQMNFGDLQKIADTFNVELPKVPLRKDKRERALYYLEFCKLWNEFRKQNNLTIFELCAFLYDFAPKFIGKEKEEDLPEPTNIWITGGGVKNGDYKFLSEAKSDSNCFWSGNEDAVKGDIILMYCLSPKSSIEFVCRAVTDGIRDPFFWYYGETHIGHIQHIKPITLAEIKTDGHLKELPIVRKNFQGVNGTRLHNEDYTRILEILEQKGEDISRLPKLSSANFTPNKDCKNEREVEVKIVEPFLKDLNYLENDWVRQLPVRMGRGERNFPDYVFFAETKKGYERGKMILETKFYIKSNAELEETFQQAQSYALRLNANRIVICDKDFIWIYMKKNNNFDRTKYLKYNWQEMNNPEIFNTVKKEIGKDFIR
- a CDS encoding GyrI-like domain-containing protein, whose translation is MKIIGISVRTTNQNGQAMQDIGNLWQRFFSEQLLAKIPNKVSDAIYSIYTDYQKDYTEPYTCIIGVEVTTLSTIPDGLEGKEFPEQTFQKFVAKGAMPQAVGAMWQHIWDNDATLNRTYIYDYECYTEKSQQGDTSEVDIFIGVKENK
- a CDS encoding tetratricopeptide repeat protein, with translation MMLPEEENYAVTKFELMLKENNILFFDVDEFEEIVEYYLEYGRISKAKRALEIGLSQHPDASSLKLLNAEQLVFEDRLEEASELLNELLLIEPMNAEVHVQQANLYSKMNKHHRAIELLQYAITLTDDVSNIYALMAMEYLYTEDYTNAQKYFTKCLKEDPQDYTALQQLVFCYEVLGEVQEATNFLNTYLDQNPYCEVAWYYLGKLYLSITDHKNALRCFDFAIISDDTFTGAYFEKARVLEMMEDYEKAIENYKITLTLDDPSALAYLHIGRCYEKMRNDAKAEEYYFRATHEDPQLDKAWITLADFHYLRHNHAKALKYIKKVLTFESNEPYYWRRYAELNYYHFQNLKEAEYGYRKAVQNGDYSYTTLIEWIDLLLLSKKYREALSIIADIVQIYPHELENYYRIALAYYGLDDLEEATHYYHLGLQHAPEWQSFFEHKFNFKIQ